From Streptomyces sp. TLI_053, a single genomic window includes:
- a CDS encoding glycerate kinase, which produces MPATPHQGHVVVAPDKFKGTLEGAQAAARIAAGIRRAAPGTEVRELPVADGGEGTLAAALAAGFTRVAAKVAGPTGLPVDAALAVRGTTAVVELAQASGLARLPGGRTAPLAAGSYGVGQLIARAVAQGARRIVLGLGGSAGTDGGAGMLQALGVSLLDADGAELPPGGASLRRLARIDLGTSARTMEGVEVVVACDVDNPLLGPRGAAAVYGPQKGADAEDLLVLEEGLTRFADLVAATVGRDVREAPGAGAAGGVGFAALAVLGATMRPGIELLLDLLGFDGAVRGARLVVTGEGCLDAQTLHGKAPAGVAAAAARAGVRVAAVAGRVELSEREWRSAGFVAAYALSELGETPGEGMTRAGELAEVAGERLAADFLRR; this is translated from the coding sequence ATGCCCGCCACCCCCCACCAGGGCCATGTGGTCGTAGCTCCCGACAAGTTCAAGGGCACCCTCGAAGGTGCCCAGGCCGCCGCCCGGATCGCCGCCGGCATCCGCCGCGCCGCGCCCGGCACCGAGGTGCGCGAACTGCCCGTCGCGGACGGGGGCGAAGGCACCCTGGCCGCAGCCCTCGCGGCCGGTTTCACCCGGGTCGCCGCCAAGGTGGCCGGCCCCACCGGTCTGCCGGTGGACGCCGCGCTCGCCGTGCGGGGCACCACCGCCGTGGTCGAGCTGGCGCAGGCCTCCGGGCTGGCCCGGCTCCCCGGCGGGCGGACCGCCCCGCTCGCGGCCGGCTCCTACGGCGTCGGCCAGCTGATCGCGAGGGCGGTCGCCCAGGGGGCCCGGCGGATCGTGCTCGGCCTCGGCGGCAGCGCCGGCACCGACGGCGGGGCGGGCATGCTCCAGGCGCTCGGGGTCTCGCTGCTCGACGCCGACGGCGCCGAGCTCCCGCCCGGCGGCGCCTCGCTGCGCCGGCTGGCCCGGATCGACCTCGGCACCTCGGCCCGCACCATGGAGGGCGTCGAGGTGGTCGTCGCCTGCGACGTGGACAACCCGCTGCTCGGTCCGCGCGGAGCCGCCGCCGTCTACGGCCCGCAGAAGGGCGCGGACGCCGAGGACCTGCTGGTCCTGGAGGAAGGTCTGACCCGGTTCGCCGACCTGGTCGCCGCCACCGTCGGCCGCGACGTCCGGGAGGCCCCCGGCGCCGGGGCCGCGGGCGGGGTCGGCTTCGCCGCGCTGGCCGTGCTCGGCGCCACCATGCGACCCGGCATCGAGCTGCTGCTCGACCTGCTGGGTTTCGACGGGGCGGTGCGTGGGGCACGCCTCGTCGTCACCGGCGAGGGCTGCCTGGACGCGCAGACGCTCCACGGCAAGGCCCCCGCCGGCGTCGCCGCGGCGGCTGCCCGGGCGGGGGTTCGGGTGGCCGCCGTCGCGGGGCGGGTGGAGCTGTCGGAACGGGAGTGGCGGTCCGCCGGCTTCGTCGCGGCCTACGCGCTCAGCGAGTTGGGCGAGACCCCGGGCGAGGGCATGACCAGGGCCGGAGAGCTGGCCGAGGTCGCGGGCGAGCGGCTCGCCGCCGACTTCCTGCGCCGCTGA
- a CDS encoding 2-hydroxy-3-oxopropionate reductase — MSRKIAFIGLGIMGSPMAANLVRAGHHVTGYNLTQPQIDALVAAGGHGATSIADAVKDAEVVITMVPADPHVEQVVLGEGGVLENARPGTLLIDMSSITPQTSIKVEAAAKEKGVRALDAPVSGGEAGAVEAVLSIMVGGAAEDFAEAEPLFAALGTTVVHVGPAGAGQTVKAANQLIVAVNIQVLAEAVVFLENAGVDLAAALDVLGGGLAGSTVLNRKKANMLDREFAPGFRIDLHHKDMGIVTDAARAVGAALPVGAVVAQLVASARANGDGSLDHSALLRGVERLSGREVK; from the coding sequence ATGAGCCGCAAGATCGCCTTCATCGGCCTCGGCATCATGGGCAGCCCGATGGCGGCCAACCTGGTCCGGGCCGGCCACCACGTCACCGGCTACAACCTCACCCAGCCGCAGATCGACGCCCTGGTCGCGGCCGGCGGCCACGGCGCCACCAGCATCGCCGACGCGGTGAAGGACGCCGAGGTCGTGATCACCATGGTCCCGGCCGACCCGCACGTCGAGCAGGTCGTGCTGGGCGAGGGCGGTGTCCTGGAGAACGCCCGCCCGGGCACCCTCCTCATCGACATGTCGAGCATCACCCCGCAGACCTCGATCAAGGTCGAGGCCGCCGCGAAGGAGAAGGGCGTCCGGGCCCTGGACGCCCCGGTGTCCGGCGGTGAGGCGGGCGCGGTCGAGGCCGTGCTGTCGATCATGGTCGGTGGCGCCGCCGAGGACTTCGCCGAGGCCGAGCCGCTGTTCGCCGCGCTCGGCACCACCGTGGTCCACGTCGGCCCGGCCGGCGCCGGCCAGACCGTCAAGGCCGCCAACCAGCTGATCGTCGCGGTCAACATCCAGGTGCTGGCCGAGGCCGTGGTCTTCCTGGAGAACGCGGGTGTGGACCTCGCGGCCGCGCTGGACGTGCTCGGCGGCGGCCTGGCCGGCTCGACGGTGCTGAACCGCAAGAAGGCCAACATGCTGGACCGCGAGTTCGCCCCCGGTTTCCGGATCGACCTGCACCACAAGGACATGGGCATCGTCACCGACGCCGCCCGGGCCGTCGGTGCGGCGCTGCCGGTCGGCGCGGTCGTCGCCCAGCTGGTCGCCTCCGCCCGCGCCAACGGCGACGGCTCCCTCGACCACTCGGCGCTGCTGCGCGGCGTCGAGCGGCTCTCCGGCCGCGAGGTGAAGTAG
- a CDS encoding TIM barrel protein, with protein sequence MAAEPSAAARHSFTVNLSILFGELPLLERPAAAAAAGFTAAELWWPFGEEHDPSGAELDALRKAFTDAGVHLTGLNFLDDLTRGARGTVSLPSERDRFRANVPVAAALAASLGTPALNALYGNRVEGVDPAEQDALALENLVLAARAAHGIGAILLVEALNRPESPDYPLVSAAAAVEVVDKVNAATGLGNAKFLCDLYHLARNGEDLAAVIDTYADRIGHVQIADTPARNEPGTGGLDFEDLFARLTAAGYTGRIGLEYRPSTGVSADSFEWLAREHRAAAL encoded by the coding sequence GTGGCCGCCGAACCGAGCGCCGCCGCCCGGCACAGCTTCACGGTCAACCTGTCGATCCTGTTCGGCGAGCTCCCGCTGCTGGAGCGCCCGGCCGCGGCCGCCGCCGCCGGCTTCACCGCCGCCGAGCTGTGGTGGCCGTTCGGCGAGGAGCACGACCCGTCCGGGGCCGAACTCGACGCGCTGCGCAAGGCCTTCACCGACGCCGGCGTCCACCTCACCGGTCTCAACTTCCTCGACGACCTGACCCGGGGCGCCCGGGGCACCGTCTCGCTGCCCTCGGAGCGCGACCGCTTCCGGGCCAACGTCCCGGTCGCCGCCGCGCTCGCCGCCTCGCTCGGCACTCCGGCGCTGAACGCCCTCTACGGCAACCGCGTCGAGGGCGTCGACCCGGCGGAGCAGGACGCGCTGGCGCTGGAGAACCTCGTGCTCGCCGCCCGGGCCGCCCACGGGATCGGCGCGATCCTGCTGGTCGAGGCGCTGAACCGGCCGGAGTCCCCGGACTACCCGCTGGTCTCCGCCGCCGCCGCGGTCGAGGTGGTGGACAAGGTCAACGCCGCCACCGGCCTGGGCAACGCGAAGTTCCTCTGCGACCTCTACCACCTGGCCCGCAACGGCGAGGACCTCGCCGCGGTCATCGACACCTACGCCGACCGGATCGGCCACGTGCAGATCGCCGACACCCCCGCCCGCAACGAGCCGGGCACCGGCGGGCTCGACTTCGAGGACCTCTTCGCCCGCCTCACCGCCGCCGGCTACACCGGCCGGATCGGCCTGGAGTACCGGCCGTCCACCGGCGTCAGCGCCGACAGTTTCGAGTGGCTCGCGCGGGAGCACCGCGCGGCGGCGCTCTGA
- a CDS encoding thiamine-binding protein, translated as MRLMVEFTTEPFELDTFPPHAVAARKVVDEAGLDVAVGPFGTGAEGEADQVLAAVSKLLRESLDAGATRISVQVSVLAEGGARDGSAVGEGGTP; from the coding sequence GTGCGATTGATGGTGGAGTTCACGACAGAACCGTTCGAACTGGACACGTTCCCGCCGCACGCCGTGGCGGCCCGCAAGGTCGTCGACGAGGCGGGCCTCGACGTCGCGGTGGGCCCGTTCGGCACCGGCGCCGAGGGCGAGGCGGACCAGGTCCTGGCCGCCGTGTCCAAGCTGCTCCGGGAGAGCCTGGACGCCGGCGCGACCCGGATCTCGGTCCAGGTCAGCGTCCTCGCCGAGGGCGGGGCCCGGGACGGGAGCGCGGTCGGGGAGGGCGGTACGCCGTGA
- a CDS encoding helix-turn-helix domain-containing protein: MTEQTEHPLAAAIKPLLDAVGATPVPLDEAKAEDVVLEWEGERALAVRLPHLSSALDRLLGEMTRQFDGRPLTELDRWEKQRVVALLEERGAFTVRHGVETVATALGVSRFTVYNYLNRQDGAKPN, translated from the coding sequence GTGACCGAGCAGACCGAACACCCGCTCGCCGCGGCGATCAAGCCGCTGCTGGACGCGGTCGGCGCGACGCCCGTCCCGCTGGACGAGGCGAAGGCCGAGGACGTCGTCCTGGAGTGGGAGGGCGAACGGGCGCTGGCCGTCCGGCTGCCGCACCTCAGCAGCGCGCTGGACCGCCTGCTGGGCGAGATGACCCGCCAGTTCGACGGCCGCCCGCTGACCGAGCTGGACCGCTGGGAGAAGCAGCGCGTGGTCGCACTGCTGGAGGAGCGCGGCGCCTTCACCGTCCGGCACGGCGTCGAGACGGTCGCCACGGCGCTCGGCGTCAGCCGGTTCACCGTGTACAACTACCTCAACCGCCAGGACGGCGCGAAGCCGAACTGA